The following are from one region of the Camarhynchus parvulus chromosome 3, STF_HiC, whole genome shotgun sequence genome:
- the MOCS1 gene encoding molybdenum cofactor biosynthesis protein 1 isoform X2 — protein MPLTLAWILWCQLNLSSLSEGKFSFLLMHPIVNMHRILLSDCLYLLKHLQSNEGFHKVMEGIHKATELGYHPVKVNCVVMRGFNEDEVLDFVDFTKDLPLDVRFIEYMPFDGNKWNFKKMVSYKEMLDTIKQRWPELEKLPCETSSTAKSYKVPHFQGQISFITSMSEHFCGSCNRLRITADGNLKVCLFGNSEVSLRDHLRSGASEEELIQIIGAAVSRKKKQHAGMFNISRMKNRPMVLIEPALMSFPLCQDALQNPPNSKQWGHTFSHWLTLRASLPKQNGKASVKNKFTGQVFLPGSHPEKQWHIATGILQTQLQGYCVFQKDPSSTFDSKCLDASVGQVPVDCQSKEACSGSEFHTRDSGSCTRVLHASDNLTHTDEEGRATMVDVGGKPDSRRSAVAGAVVLLGEKAFGMVKQNQVKKGDVLAVAQIAGIQGAKLTSQLIPLCHNIPLYHVEVSLSLDEARHAVVIRSSCHTWGRTGVEMEALTAASLAALTVYDMCKAVTHDIVIQELKLISKTGGQRGDFSRV, from the exons ttttcttttttactgaTGCATCCCATAGTAAATATGCACAGAATATTACTGAGTGACTGCTTGTATCTGCTAAAGCATCTACAGAGTAATGAAG GCTTTCACAAGGTAATGGAAGGAATCCACAAAGCCACTGAACTTGGCTACCATCCTGTTAAG GTAAACTGTGTGGTGATGCGAGGCTTCAATGAGGATGAAGTGCTGGACTTTGTGGATTTCACAAAGGATCTGCCCCTTGACGTGCGGTTCATAGAATACATGCCCTTTGATG GCAATAAATGGAACTTCAAGAAGATGGTGAGCTACAAAGAAATGCTTGATACAATTAAACAGCGATGGCCAGAATTGGAGAAATTACCCTGTGAGacttccagcacagccaag AGTTACAAGGTGCCACATTTCCAGGGACAAATCAGCTTTATCACCTCCATGTCAGAGCACTTCTGTGGATCCTGCAATCGGCTGAGGATAACAGCAGATGGGAACCTAAAG GTGTGCCTTTTTGGGAATTCAGAAGTGTCCTTGAGGGATCACCTACGGTCAGGTGCTTCAGAGGAGGAGTTGATTCAAATTATtggagcagcagtgagcagaaaaaagaaacagcatgcTG gcATGTTTAACATTTCCCGGATGAAAAACCGGCCAATGGTCCTGATTG agcctGCACTGATGTCATTCCCACTATGCCAAGATGCCCTAcagaatcccccaaattcaAAACAGTGGGGCCACACATTTAGCCACTGGCTGACTTTGAGAGCAAGTTTACccaaacaaaatggaaaagcatcagtgaaaaataaattcacaggACAAGTTTTCCTACCGGGCTCTCACCCAGAGAAACAGTGGCACATAGCAACAGGAATTCTACAAACCCAGCTCCAAGGCTACTGTGTCTTCCAGAAGGACCCAAGCTCCACATTTGATTCAAAGTGCCTTGATGCTTCTGTTGGCCAAGTTCCTGTGGATTGTCAGTCCAAAGAGGCATGTTCAGGATCTGAATTCCATACCAGGGATTCAGGATCTTGCACCAGGGTACTTCATGCCTCTGACAACTTGACTCACACTGATGAGGAAGGACGGGCCACAATGGTTGATGTTGGTGGGAAGCCAGATTCCAGAAGAAGTGCTGTTGCTGGTGCCGTGGTTCTCCTGGGTGAGAAGGCATTCGGGATGGTGAAGCAAAACCAGGTGAAGAAAGGGGATGTGCTGGCAGTAGCCCAAATTGCAGGAATTCAGGGAGCCAAGCTGACCAGCCAGTTGATCCCATTGTGTCACAATATCCCTCTGTACCACGTTGAGGTGTCTCTGAGCCTGGATGAAGCCAGGCATGCAGTGGTGATTCGCAGCTCCTGTCACACCTGGGGGAGGACAGGCGTGGAGATGGAGGCTCtcacagctgccagcctggctgcgCTGACCGTGTATGACATGTGCAAAGCAGTCACTCATGACATTGTCATCCAAGAGCTCAAGTTGATTAGTAAGACAGGTGGGCAGAGGGGAGACTTCTCAAGGGTCTAG